A genomic window from Acinetobacter lwoffii includes:
- a CDS encoding HPF/RaiA family ribosome-associated protein, with amino-acid sequence MNIELRTDNHIQNSDRLITYVREELNQEFQRHSERITHFSVHLSDENGAKGGDDDIRCMIEARPAGLKPVVVNHRGHNVDTAIHGAIDRLKRSLEHVIEKKDNVRPGALELADTDTADIED; translated from the coding sequence ATGAATATTGAACTTCGTACCGATAACCACATTCAGAATAGTGATCGTTTAATTACTTATGTACGGGAAGAATTAAATCAAGAATTCCAGCGCCACAGCGAACGTATTACCCATTTTTCAGTCCATCTTAGTGATGAAAATGGCGCCAAAGGCGGCGATGACGATATTCGTTGTATGATTGAAGCGCGTCCTGCAGGCTTGAAACCTGTCGTAGTCAATCATCGTGGCCATAATGTCGATACTGCGATCCATGGTGCAATTGACCGACTAAAACGTAGTCTGGAACATGTGATCGAGAAAAAAGACAATGTTCGTCCTGGCGCTCTCGAACTAGCAGACACAGATACTGCGGATATCGAAGACTAA
- a CDS encoding GNAT family N-acetyltransferase, producing MPDFDIRPATEHDLETILKIYNQEVLYGTATWNRTAFDLNYFKIWFKQLKNQNFPVFVVEDTRNQVVAGYACYDQFRSIQGFQQTVEHSIFLNPDYAGQGLGSKLLQYLIEQAQVQKLHIMVAAIDSENTSSIRLHEKLGFVQTAYMPQVGQKFGQWRDLVLLQLNLDRA from the coding sequence ATGCCTGATTTTGATATTCGACCTGCGACCGAACATGATCTTGAAACCATCCTCAAGATTTATAATCAGGAAGTACTTTATGGTACTGCGACCTGGAACAGAACAGCCTTTGATCTGAACTATTTCAAAATCTGGTTTAAACAGCTTAAAAATCAGAATTTCCCGGTTTTTGTGGTTGAAGATACGCGAAATCAAGTCGTTGCTGGCTATGCTTGTTATGATCAGTTTCGTAGTATTCAGGGCTTTCAACAGACGGTAGAACATTCCATCTTTTTAAATCCAGATTATGCAGGGCAAGGTTTGGGTTCTAAATTATTACAGTATTTAATTGAACAGGCTCAAGTACAGAAATTGCATATCATGGTCGCAGCGATTGATTCAGAAAACACCTCATCGATTCGTCTGCATGAAAAACTGGGTTTCGTTCAAACTGCCTATATGCCGCAAGTCGGACAGAAGTTTGGGCAATGGCGTGATTTGGTCCTCTTGCAACTGAATCTGGATCGAGCTTGA
- a CDS encoding transporter — MTTLKTLGLIALAGCSAQLFAADFEFDRPGEGLSTGITPVGNVAWEQGLPTARYSKSGDQTATTLSADMLLRTGLSDDLELRLGWAGPTWTQVKSNGQTEEDDGLGDVSIGLKKAIDLDDDKLSMALLAEAIIATGNAGFTNEEDIYSLGSVVSYQYNDLVSTALTMRYEWQDSNWAVSAIPSLGYRITDRWSGYSELIYRKAESVDNQYALGTGVMYALNDRVQLDANVGVDLDGADRSYFSGLGFSVLF, encoded by the coding sequence ATGACAACATTAAAAACCTTGGGTTTGATTGCACTGGCCGGTTGTAGTGCACAGCTTTTCGCAGCAGATTTTGAATTTGATCGACCAGGTGAGGGTCTCAGTACTGGAATTACTCCAGTCGGAAATGTCGCTTGGGAGCAAGGCTTGCCTACAGCGCGTTATAGCAAGTCGGGCGATCAGACCGCGACCACACTCAGTGCAGATATGTTGTTACGTACCGGACTCAGTGATGATCTGGAATTGCGTTTAGGTTGGGCTGGCCCGACCTGGACCCAAGTGAAATCCAATGGCCAGACCGAAGAAGATGATGGTCTGGGCGATGTTAGTATTGGTCTGAAAAAGGCCATTGATTTGGATGATGACAAACTCAGTATGGCTTTGCTGGCCGAAGCCATCATTGCAACAGGCAATGCCGGTTTCACTAATGAAGAAGATATTTACAGCTTGGGTTCTGTCGTGTCGTATCAATATAATGACTTGGTCAGTACCGCATTGACCATGCGTTATGAATGGCAGGACAGCAACTGGGCAGTGTCTGCGATTCCTTCTCTAGGCTACCGCATTACTGATCGCTGGTCAGGTTATTCTGAACTGATTTACCGTAAAGCGGAAAGTGTCGATAATCAATACGCACTCGGTACCGGGGTCATGTATGCTTTAAACGATCGTGTCCAGTTAGATGCGAATGTCGGTGTAGATCTGGATGGTGCAGATCGAAGCTACTTCTCAGGCCTAGGTTTCTCTGTGCTGTTCTAA
- a CDS encoding outer membrane protein OmpK, whose protein sequence is MKFTQLTALCALASTAAFAQAKPVWQDFSVTGLYGENYEVVDDQQTTLTVEYAAKVKYADVFFFMDRLRGGDDVKSTYFELSPRLSLSEVTGQKLAFGPVKDVLISTTWEGSDNADNFLYGVGFDLDIPYFQYASLNLYRANNEKVFGNKDDYQMTLTYGVPFKLGAEDFLVDGFLDWSTAEKDAQASELNWTTQWKWNAGKHISPDTRLYLGVEHSVWNNKFGLKNQDENNVSALVKYHF, encoded by the coding sequence ATGAAATTTACACAACTTACGGCACTTTGTGCATTGGCTTCAACTGCAGCATTTGCTCAAGCAAAACCAGTTTGGCAGGACTTTAGCGTTACAGGTCTTTATGGCGAAAACTATGAAGTTGTAGACGATCAGCAAACTACTTTAACTGTTGAATATGCTGCAAAAGTTAAATATGCAGATGTATTCTTCTTTATGGATCGTCTGCGCGGTGGCGATGATGTTAAAAGTACGTACTTTGAGTTATCACCACGTTTAAGCTTAAGCGAAGTTACAGGCCAAAAACTTGCCTTTGGTCCAGTGAAAGATGTGCTTATTTCAACAACGTGGGAAGGTTCAGATAATGCTGATAACTTCCTATATGGCGTGGGCTTTGACCTTGATATCCCATACTTTCAATATGCAAGCTTAAATCTTTATCGTGCAAACAATGAAAAAGTGTTTGGCAATAAAGACGATTATCAAATGACGCTTACCTATGGTGTGCCATTTAAACTGGGTGCTGAAGATTTTCTTGTAGATGGCTTCCTTGATTGGTCAACTGCTGAAAAAGACGCTCAAGCAAGCGAGTTAAACTGGACTACACAGTGGAAATGGAATGCGGGCAAACACATTTCTCCAGATACCCGTTTATACCTCGGTGTTGAACATTCAGTGTGGAACAATAAGTTTGGTCTTAAAAATCAAGATGAAAACAATGTCAGCGCACTTGTGAAATATCATTTCTAA
- a CDS encoding phospholipase D family protein, with protein MAKFLNTSATNFFLEELIKNAKERLILISPYLRLNDRIKELLEDKDRLKIDVRIVYGKSDLHPEEIKWIQKLDYVRLSFCKNLHAKCYLNESECIISSLNLYEFSQVNNNEMGISVRKYEDDEVFKDAYEEAQRIIRISEEVRISLDEVKANPNTEDLGQTDEEANAFSKLTTSKLAAKYKIKTADLLEKLVDKGFLKLNDTGKHFLTDQGKSIGGEYRPSQYGGYFLWNENTEI; from the coding sequence ATGGCTAAATTTCTAAATACCAGTGCAACCAATTTTTTCTTAGAAGAACTCATTAAAAATGCCAAAGAACGTCTAATTTTAATCAGTCCGTATTTACGTCTCAATGACCGTATTAAAGAATTATTAGAAGACAAAGACCGGTTAAAAATTGATGTTCGCATTGTCTATGGCAAAAGTGATTTGCATCCTGAAGAAATCAAATGGATTCAAAAACTGGACTATGTGCGTTTGAGTTTCTGCAAAAACCTGCATGCAAAGTGCTATCTCAATGAATCGGAATGTATTATTTCGAGTTTGAATTTATATGAATTTAGCCAGGTCAATAACAATGAAATGGGCATTTCAGTTCGTAAGTATGAAGATGATGAGGTTTTTAAAGATGCGTATGAAGAAGCGCAGCGTATTATTCGGATTAGCGAAGAAGTCCGGATCAGCTTAGATGAAGTCAAAGCTAATCCGAACACTGAGGATTTAGGTCAAACTGATGAAGAAGCTAATGCCTTTAGTAAATTGACCACCTCCAAACTGGCTGCCAAATATAAAATTAAAACAGCAGATTTACTTGAAAAGTTAGTGGATAAAGGCTTTTTAAAGCTGAATGACACGGGTAAACATTTTTTAACTGACCAAGGCAAATCCATCGGTGGTGAATACCGTCCAAGTCAGTACGGCGGCTATTTTTTATGGAATGAAAATACGGAGATCTAA